The following are encoded in a window of Pecten maximus chromosome 17, xPecMax1.1, whole genome shotgun sequence genomic DNA:
- the LOC117315183 gene encoding uncharacterized protein LOC117315183, giving the protein MEENETCSSDSEPGIDVDVGDMTSEMGNVKTQVKTPVKTRADMDVLDLTVEVREVQALDRDLRPVWRESGMPCPVASCGTDMIYTKYRNLVAHWVQIHRPYIKNKRKARENKEHYQQEYEAQKAARQQPEKKIRTKQSSLKSKRRARENKAFCEQEYKTQKVARQQPEKKIRTKQSSLKSKRRARENKAFCEQEYKTQKVARQQPEMKTRTKRSTSKSMSKVRENKAFCKQEYKTQKVARQQPEMKTRTKQSTSKSMSKARENQAFCEQEYKTQKVARQQPELKTRTKRSSLKSKRRARENKAFCEQEYKTQKVVRQQPEMKIRTKQSSLKSKRRARENKAFCEQEYKAQKVVRQQPEMKIRTKQSSLKSKRRARENKEFAEHETKAKQIKRKDLLQLDSERLHKQESRKRCRISERNMDRHAKGIKRQKLDFCEHEEDLSLKRNSGDSIGQCIEKFHAKAAEGPVFVCTCCHQTWFPRSVVKLSNTNISTESKAYCTGFKSQNNEEWLCRTCLASLKEEKIPRLSQKNGMIWPTKPDVLQLHPLEERLISQRIPFMQIRELPRGGQLSAKGNVVNVPVDIQPTVNALPRQIDEHVTVAVKLKKRLSHKSACFTENVRPNAVMNALQWLMENSEMYKNAGISINTSWKEDVQSDQSELISEYTGKTQSKDEREVESDNDKFCEATPDECIQGNTDTLVEEADTDTNKVYVFAPGENKRPLSLYEDKDAEYLCFPSIFCGQKRKENSERQIPVHYSDIAKWELRSVDRRAAHSVPNIFFKLKKIQAKQVGDKVNLALRRCKSEGKKLTAGQARDSSTTSSIVRLNEGYYIFRTLRNSPAYLSSKKKDVFAMIRQLGLPTWFMSLSSADTRWPDLLRTLAQLDGKTLSNDDLKTADWSFKTNLVQKDPVTCARFFDNRVQLFVNSFLKSYHNPIGDVTDTFRRVEFQSRGSPHIHMLLWTNNAPKYPDDDEQDIIAYVEKYVTCSLETDNPELAELVQLQVHKHSKTCKKGSKPVCRFGFPLPPLPRTMLLEPLETDVAEYKKKYTELQKKMNEYKDGCDLSFHAFLQSVVEMNETEYIKCIRSSLKGPKIFLRRTPAEMRVNYYNPAVLKAWHANLDIQFVLDPYACATYIVSYISKSQRGISALLDKASQEAAEGNMDLRRQVRHIGNKFLNFVEVSAQEASYLILQMPLTQASRDVVFINTSPPDDRVFLLKCQEDLESLPENSTDIKADNMITRYAKRPKQLENWCLADVVSELEVSFPKDQKSEKNDNQNEDDVHENENFSNEDILVHLKNGIKIRRRKNKRVIRYVGYSKKTNSEQYYRERILLFLPWRNENTDIISRYTTFEQHYRSNANIIQAVQKKYEHFVEELEQARLQAECELDDFDEVAPNTEHTEAEDSELGPQPAEQFVHFDPDTQPHKDYDIGPDIGLPAKYSDVQTSPVRIPDDQYHKLLQSLNCKQREFHNHVSHWIQHKDEPLYAFLTGGAGTGKSVVIDTLYQTLHRALCSEEGENPDDIRILLCAYTGKAAYNINGMTIASAFHKKMYQSQQNMYADELNTYRTKYRNLSVVIIDEISMVGNKLLAFIHERLQQLTGTKQDFGGVSIIAVGDLYQLSPVGDSWIFKDLSCPGQGLATNLWKEHFSMFELTEIMRQKDDIEFSKLLNRLRHNELSDEDKQTILSRQMQAGSIQYPVKAPHLFIENRFVDDFNNNFMQNLTTNKVNVKADTDVLSQTKLSLDVKKSLIDKLPDKQANTGQLKTSLTIAVDMIYDISVNIDVADGLTNGSTCRVKYIEYKQSTTRPAIVWVLFCNKKIGAMRRNQYQHLLNINIDKSWTPIFETKRTFMFNRKTFERIQFPLTPSAAKTVHKAQGATLDQVVVSLSQTKKRKIPHIHYVALSRVRSLQNLHIIDFNEDSLTKDKEVDAEMQRRTTLSIGN; this is encoded by the exons ATGGAAGAGAACGAGACTTGTTCATCTGATTCAGAGCCTGGAATTGATGTAGATGTAGGTGACATGACATCAGAAATGGGGAATGTTAAAACTCAAGTGAAGACTCCAGTTAAAACTCGTGCTG ATATGGATGTACTTGATTTGACGGTTGAAGTACGTGAGGTGCAGGCTCTAGACAGGGATTTAAGACCTGTCTGGAGGGAGTCTGGCATGCCTTGTCCTGTGGCATCATGTGGTACAGACATGATCTACACCAAGTACAGGAATCTGGTGGCGCATTGGGTGCAGATTCATCGTCCCTACATCAAAAA taaaagaaaAGCAAGAGAAAACAAAGAACATTATCAGCAAGAGTATGAAGCACAGAAAGCTGCCCGTCAACAGCCAGAAAAGAAAATAAGAACTAAACAAAGTAGTTTAAAAAGCAAAAGAAGAGCAAGAGAAAACAAAGCATTTTGTGAACAAGAGTATAAAACTCAGAAAGTTGCTCGGCAACAACCAGAAAAGAAAATAAGAACTAAACAAAGTAGTTTAAAAAGCAAAAGAAGAGCAAGAGAAAACAAAGCATTTTGTGAACAAGAGTATAAAACTCAGAAAGTTGCTCGGCAACAACcagaaatgaaaacaagaacTAAACGGAGCACTTCAAAAAGCATGAGTAAAGTAAGAGAAAACAAAGCATTTTGTAAACAAGAGTATAAAACTCAGAAAGTTGCTCGGCAACAACcagaaatgaaaacaagaacTAAACAGAGCACTTCAAAAAGCATGAGTAAAGCAAGAGAAAACCAAGCATTTTGTGAACAAGAGTATAAAACTCAGAAAGTTGCTCGGCAACAACCAGAACTGAAAACGAGAACTAAACGAAGTAGTTTAAAAAGCAAAAGAAGAGCAAGAGAAAACAAAGCATTTTGTGAACAAGAGTATAAAACTCAGAAAGTTGTTCGACAACAGCcagaaatgaaaataagaaCTAAACAAAGTAGTTTAAAAAGCAAAAGAAGAGCAAGAGAAAACAAAGCATTTTGTGAACAAGAGTATAAAGCTCAGAAAGTTGTTCGACAACAGCcagaaatgaaaataagaaCTAAACAAAGTAGTTTAAAAAGCAAAAGAAGAGCAAGAGAAAACAAAGAATTTGCTGAACATGAGACTAAAGCTAagcaaataaaaagaaaagatcTTCTACAGTTGGACAGTGAAAGATTGCACAAACAAGAAAGTCGGAAAAGATGTCGAATTAGTGAAAGAAACATGGACAGACATGCAAAAGGTATAAAACGACAAAAACTTGATTTTTGTGAGCATGAAGAAGACCTGTCATTGAAAAGAAACTCTGGGGATTCTATTGGACAATGCATTGAAAAATTTCATGCAAAAGCAGCTGAAGGTCCAGTCTTTGTGTGTACCTGTTGTCATCAAACATGGTTTCCAAGGAGTGTTGTAAAGCTTTCTAATACTAACATCAGCACTGAGAGCAAAGCTTATTGTACTGGTTTCAAGTCGCAAAATAATGAGGAGTGGTTGTGCCGAACTTGTTTAGCATCACTTAAGGAAGAAAAAATTCCAAGACTCTCTCAAAAAAATGGAATGATATGGCCAACAAAACCAGATGTTTTGCAGTTGCATCCTCTTGAAGAAAGGCTGATTTCTCAGCGAATACCTTTTATGCAAATTAGAGAATTGCCAAGAGGAGGCCAGCTATCAGCTAAAGGAAATGTGGTCAATGTACCTGTTGATATTCAACCAACAGTAAATGCATTACCGAGACAGATCGATGAGCATGTAACTGTTgctgtaaaattaaaaaaacgtCTATCTCATAAATCTGCATGTTTCACTGAAAATGTAAGACCAAATGCTGTTATGAATGCTCTACAATGGCTAATGGAAAACAGTGAAATGTATAAGAATGCAGGAATCAGTATCAATACTTCATGGAAAGAAGATGTTCAGAGTGACCAAAGTGAGTTAATTTCTGAATACACAGGCAAAACGCAATCTAAAGATGAAAGAGAGGTTGAATCTGATAATGACAAATTTTGTGAAGCTACACCGGATGAATGTATTCAAGGAAATACAGATACACTAGTTGAAGAAGCTGACACTGATACCAACAAAGTTTATGTATTTGCACCTGGTGAAAATAAAAGACCTCTCAGTTTGTATGAAGATAAAGATGCAGAATATCTTTGCTTTCCCTCAATATTTTGTGGTcagaaaaggaaagaaaacagTGAACGGCAAATTCCTGTTCATTACAGTGACATTGCAAAATGGGAATTAAGAAGTGTTGATCGAAGGGCTGCTCATTCTGTTCctaacatatttttcaaattgaaaaaaatccaAGCAAAACAAGTTGGTGACAAAGTCAATCTTGCACTTCGCCGATGTAAATCAGAAGGAAAGAAATTGACTGCAGGTCAAGCTAGAGATTCGTCAACCACTAGTTCGATTGTAAGGTTAAATGAAGGTTATTATATATTCAGAACATTACGTAATTCGCCGGCATATCTGTCCTCTAAAAAGAAAGATGTCTTTGCAATGATAAGACAGCTTGGCTTGCCAACATGGTTCATGTCTTTGTCCTCGGCAGATACAAGATGGCCAGATCTTCTCAGAACCTTAGCTCAGTTAGATGGGAAAACTCTGTCGAATGATGATCTTAAAACAGCTGACTGGAGTTTTAAAACTAATTTAGTTCAAAAAGACCCTGTCACTTGTGCAAGATTTTTTGATAACAGAGTTCAACTTTTTGTCAACTCTTTCCTAAAAAGTTATCACAACCCGATTGGTGATGTCACGGACACATTCCGTAGAGTAGAATTCCAGAGTAGAGGTTCACCACACATACATATGCTTCTATGGACAAACAATGCTCCAAAATATCCAGATGATGATGAACAAGATATCATTGCTTATGTTGAAAAGTATGTCACATGCTCCTTAGAAACAGATAATCCTGAACTTGCAGAACTAGTTCAACTACAGGTACATAAACATTCTAAAACATGCAAAAAAGGTAGCAAACCAGTGTGTAGATTTGGATTCCCACTCCCTCCTTTACCAAGAACTATGCTTTTAGAACCACTGGAAACTGATGTCGcagaatacaaaaaaaaatacacagaaCTACAAAAAAAGATGAATGAATACAAAGATGGCTGCGATCTTAGTTTCCATGCATTTTTACAAAGcgttgttgaaatgaatgaaacAGAATACATCAAATGTATCAGATCATCACTGAAGGGTCCTAAAATATTTCTCAGGAGAACCCCAGCTGAAATGAGGGTAAACTATTACAACCCAGCAGTACTAAAAGCATGGCATGCAAACCTAGACATTCAGTTTGTTTTAGATCCATACGCATGTGCGACATACATAGTATCTTACATCAGTAAGTCTCAGAGAGGTATCAGTGCTTTGCTTGATAAAGCCTCACAAGAAGCAGCTGAAGGAAATATGGACCTTAGACGTCAGGTCAGACATATTGGCAACAAATTCTTAAACTTTGTAGAAGTCAGTGCTCAAGAAGCCAGCTATCTAATACTCCAAATGCCATTAACACAAGCTTCTAGAGATGTAGTTTTTATAAACACTTCCCCACCAGATGATAGAGTATTTCTCTTGAAATGTCAAGAAGATCTGGAAAGTTTACCTGAGAATTCCACTGATATCAAAGCTGATAATATGATCACCAGGTATGCAAAAAGACCAAAGCAACTTGAGAATTGGTGTTTAGCAGATGTAGTATCTGAACTGGAAGTATCATTTCCAAAAGACCAAAAATCAGAGAAAAATGATAACCAAAATGAGGATGAtgtacatgaaaatgaaaacttttCGAATGAAGATATTTTGGTACATTTAAAGAATGGAATAAAGATTCGAAGAAGAAAGAACAAACGAGTTATACGATATGTAGGTTACAGTAAAAAAACCAACTCTGAGCAGTACTATAGGGAAAGAATTCTCCTATTCCTTCCATGGCGAAATGAAAATACTGACATCATTAGTAGATATACAACATTTGAGCAACATTATAGAAGCAATGCAAACATAATTCAAGCTGTACAAAAGAAATATGAGCATTTTGTTGAGGAACTAGAACAAGCTAGGCTTCAGGCTGAATGTGAActtgatgattttgatgaagtGGCTCCAAATACTGAACATACTGAAGCAGAGGATTCAGAACTTGGCCCACAACCTGCTGAACAGTTTGTACACTTTGATCCAGACACACAACCACATAAAGATTATGATATTGGACCAGATATTGGATTGCCAGCAAAATATTCTGATGTACAAACAAGTCCTGTTAGAATCCCTGATGATCAATATCACAAACTTCTACAGTCTTTAAATTGCAAACAAAGAGAATTTCACAACCATGTTAGTCACTGGATCCAACATAAGGATGAACCTCTGTATGCTTTTTTAACTGGAGGGGCAGGAACAGGCAAATCAGTAGTCATTGATACCCTTTATCAGACTTTGCATAGAGCTCTTTGTTCAGAAGAAGGAGAAAATCCTGACGACATCAGAATTTTACTTTGTGCCTATACTGGAAAGGCAGCTTATAACATTAATGGAATGACAATAGCATCAGCTTTTCACAAAAAGATGTACCAGTCACAGCAAAACATGTATGCTGATGAGCTAAACACATACAGGACAAAGTACAGAAATTTATCTGTAGTCATTATAGATGAAATATCAATGGTTGGAAATAAGCTCCTAGCATTTATCCATGAAAGACTTCAGCAGCTGACTGGTACAAAACAAGACTTTGGTGGTGTCAGCATAATTGCAGTTGGTGATTTATATCAGCTTTCCCCAGTTGGAGATTCTTGGATTTTCAAAGATCTTTCATGTCCAGGTCAAGGTCTTGCCACAAATCTTTGGAAGGAACATTTTAGCATGTTTGAGCTTACTGAAATCATGCGACAAAAGGATGATATTGAGTTTTCAAAACTCCTTAACAGACTCCGACACAATGAGTTATCCGATGAGGACAAACAAACTATTTTGAGCCGTCAAATGCAAGCAGGCTCTATTCAATATCCAGTCAAAGCACCACATCTTTTCATCGAAAATAGATTTGTGGATGATTTCAACAATAATTTCATGCAAAACCTTACCACAAACAAAGTAAATGTCAAAGCTGACACAGATGTTCTCTCCCAAACAAAACTCTCACTTGATGTCAAGAAGTCTCTGATTGATAAACTTCCAGACAAACAAGCTAATACTGGACAACTGAAGACCAGTTTGACTATTGCAGTAGATATGATTTATGATATTtctgtaaacattgatgttgcTGATGGTTTGACAAATGGCAGTACATGTAGAGTTAAATACATTGAATACAAACAGTCCACCACTAGACCTGCCATTGTTTGGGtattattttgcaataaaaaaatTGGAGCAATGAGAAGAAACCAATACCAACATTTGTTGAACATAAACATAGATAAATCCTGGACGCCTATCTTTGAAACAAAACGTACATTTATGttcaacagaaaaacatttGAAAGGATACAGTTTCCTCTTACACCATCTGCTGCAAAAACTGTTCACAAAGCACAAGGTGCTACACTGGACCAAGTTGTAGTCAGTTTGTCACAAACGAAGAAACGCAAAATACCACATATCCACTATGTAGCTTTATCTCGGGTTAGATCACTACAAAATCTTCACATCATTGACTTCAATGAAGACAGCCTTACAAAAGACAAAGAGGTTGATGCAGAGATGCAAAG